In Pseudomonas coleopterorum, the genomic window CAGTGCGTTCTCCACTTCGGTGCGCAGCAGGCGCACATCGTGGACGAGATCGTCGAAGAACATCGCGCCCTGCGCGGCCAGAGTCTCTTCGACCTTCTGCGCACGCATGGACAATTCCTGCGGCTGGACTTTCGGCGCCAGGCTGCGCCACAGGGGCAGGCGCGCGCGGGGCAGCAGCACGATCGGCGTACCGCGCAGGGTGGTTCCTTTGCCGCTGCTGGCCAGCCGCGCCCAGACCGTCTTGCCGCTGCGGCAGGCGCGGTCCAGCCACGATGGGTCGTAGCCACGCAGCCGTGCGGGCAGCAGATCGCTCTCCCAGGCGCCAGCCGGGGCACTGTACCCTTCGAACTGTTCCAGGATTTTGACCAGGGCCGCCTCGCCTTGCAGGCGGGTGCCGGGCGCCAGGCACTGCCAGTCGAGCAGAAAACGCATGAACACCTGCAGGCTGACCGGTTCGATCTCCCGCCGCAGGCGCTTCACCGTATAACGATGGATACGCGCCAGCAGGTGCCGTTCGCACCACTGGGTTTCCTCGATGTGGGTGAGAAACTGGCCGCGCATCACATAACCCTGGGATTCCAGTTCCAGCAGCGCCAGTTCCACCACGGCAGGATGCAGGTTGAGCGGCGCGGCAATGTCCCCCAGTCGCTGCGGGCCGAATCCGCTCAAGCGGGCGCGGATCAGCTCCAGCGTCGCATTCTCCTGGGTCCACGTCTGGGCCAGGTGCGCCGGCACCTGCAGTGCGGGGGATAGCTGGGCGTTGGGGTAGAGGGTTTGCAGGCAGGCCATGCGCTCCAGGGCCAGCCAAAGGTGATTACCATCGCCCAGCGTCAGGCGCGCAGCACGGCCGGTGCGCGCCAGCGTCTTCAACAGCGCCAGCTCGCCGGGCTGGGCTTCGTGTTCGGCCAAGGCGCCCAGGCTCATCAAGGCTTCGTGCATCTCGTCGCCGTTGATGGGGGCGGGCCATGCTTCGGCGGCCACGGCAGCGATGGCGTCCGTGTCCAGTTCACCCATGTCGTCTGGCGAGCGGGGTTCGTCCCAGCGTCGGTTGAGGACTGCCTGGGTGCGTCGCTCTTCCAGCGGCGCGTCGTCGAGGAACGCATAGGGCCGGGCATTGAGGATAGCCGCCGCCAATGGCGAAGGGCTGGGCAGGTCGCGCTGGATGAGGGTGATCTGACCGCTCTCGATGCGCCGCAGCAGGGTCAGCCAGCCCGCGCTGTCCATGGCCTCGTGCAGGCAATCGTCGAGGGTCTGCTGGACCAGCGGGTGATCGGGAATCTCCCGCTCGCCGACGATATTTTCCAGGCAGGCGATCTGGTCCGGGAATACCGTGGCGATCAAATCCTCGCCTTTCATGCGCTGCAGTTGCGGGGCCACCTTGCGCCCGCCGCTATAGCGGGGCAGGGCCAGGGCCGTCGCCGCGTTCCAGCGCCAGCGCACGCCGAACAGCGGCGCATCGAGCAGCGCCTGGATCAGTATCGCCTCAGCGCTGTTGCTGCGCAGGTAATGCCATACCTCCTCCAGCTCGAAGCTGTGGCTGGTCGACAGCGACAGTACGATTGCATCTTCGCTGGCGGCCGCCTGCAACTCGAAATTGAAGGTGCGGCAGAAGCGCTTGCGTAGGGCCAGACCCCAGGCGCGGTTGATGCGGCTGCCGAAGGGCGTATGGATGACCAGTTGCGTGGCGCCGGAGGCGTCGAAGAAGCGCTCCATGATCAGGGTGTCCTGCGAGGGCAGGGCGCCCAGCGCCTGACGTGCGCGCGCCAGATAATCGAGCAGTTGCTCGGCGCTGTCCCGGCCCAGGCCCAGTTCGTCCTGCAACCAGGGCAGCAACGACTCGACGTGACCTTCGCTGAGCGCCAGGCGCTGGTCGATCGATGCCTGCAATCGCGCCACGCTGGCCGACAGCTCGGCGCTGCGCCCCGGCATTTCGCCGAGCCAGAAGGGGATGTTCGGCGCCTGGCCGTGGGCGTCTTCGACCCTGACCTTGCCGCCTTCGATGCGCAGGATGCGGTAGGACCGGTTGCCCAGTTGGAAGATGTCGCCGGCGAGGCTTTCCACGGCGAAATCCTCGTTGACGCTGCCGATGCTCAACGCTTGGGGTTCCAGCAGCACCGCGTAGTCGGCGTTGTCGGCAATCGCCCCACCGCTGGTGACGGCGGTCAGCTTGCTGCCGCGTCGACCACGCAAGGTGCGGGTCACGGCATCGCGATGCACATAGGCTGCGCGTACGCCCTGACGTCCGCTGTAGCCCTCGGCGAGCATGCGCAGCAAGCCCTCGAAACGCGCGTCGTCGAGCCCGGCGTAGGGCGTTGCCTGGCGAAACATCTGCAGCAGCGCCTGCTCCGGCCATTCCTGGCAACTGACCTCGGCGATGATCTGTTGGGCCAGCACGTCCAGCGGTGCCTGAGGAATCTGCAAGGTGTCCAGTTCGCCGCGGCGCACGCAGTCCAGCAAAGCCACGCATTCGATCAGATCATCTCGGGAAATGGGAAACAGGCGACCCTTGGGAACGCCACCGACATGGTGCCCGGACCGCCCCACTCGTTGCAGAAACGCGGAGATGGAGCCAGGCGAGGCGATCTGGCACACCAGGTCGACGTCACCGATATCGATGCCCAGCTCCAGCGAAGCGGTGGCCACCAATACCTGCAAGTCGCCACGCTTGAGGCGCTGCTCCGCATCCAGCCGGTGTTCCTTGGCCAGGCTGCCATGGTGGGCCGCAACGTGCTCACGGCCCAGGCGCTCGCTCATATGCCGCGCCACACGTTCGGCCAGGCGCCGCGTATTGACGAACACCAAAGTGGTTCGATGAGCCTGCGCGAGGGCTGCCAGGCGGTCGTAGAGCAGCTCCCAGACATCGTTGGGCATGACCGCGGCAAGCGGCACCGCGGGCACTTCGATCGCCAGGTCCCGAGGCCGCGCGTGACCGATGTCGACGATCGAACATGCGCGTTGCGCCCCCACCAGGAATTGCGCCACCTGGGCGATGGGCTTCTGCGTGGCGGACAGGCCAATGCGTCGCAAAGGCTGGCTGCACAGCGCCTGAAGACGCTCCAGGCTCAAGGCCAGATGACTGCCGCGCTTGCTGCCGGCCACCGCGTGGATCTCATCGACGATCACCGTGTGCACATCCGCCAGCATGCCTCGGCCCGAATCCGAGCCGAGCAGCACGTAGAGCGATTCGGGGGTGGTCACCAGAATGTGCGGAGGCTGCCGACGCATGGCGGCGCGCTCCTTCTGCGGCGTGTCGCCCGTACGTACACCGGCGACGATGGTCACCGCGGGCAGGTTCATGGTCGTCAATTGCTCGGCGATCCCCTGCAGCGGGCGTTGCAGATTCAGCTGGATGTCGTTGGACAGCGCCTTGAGAGGCGAGACGTACAGCACGGTCGTGCGCTGGGGCAACCGACCCTGGTGCTCCAGGCCCCGTTTTACCAGTTCGTCGAGCACGGCCAGGAACGCCGTCAGTGTCTTGCCCGACCCGGTGGGTGCAGCGATGAGGGTTGAAAGGCCCTGCTGGATCAACGGCCAGGCCTGGGCCTGAGCAGGCGTGACGGCGGCGAAATGCTGGCTGAACCAGGCGCTTACTGCCGGGTGGAAGTGGGCCAGTGGCGAATCAGGCTGTGCAGGTAGGTTCATGATCTATTGATGGGGGGAGGGCGTCGAAGTTGCAATCTGAA contains:
- a CDS encoding DEAD/DEAH box helicase, whose amino-acid sequence is MNLPAQPDSPLAHFHPAVSAWFSQHFAAVTPAQAQAWPLIQQGLSTLIAAPTGSGKTLTAFLAVLDELVKRGLEHQGRLPQRTTVLYVSPLKALSNDIQLNLQRPLQGIAEQLTTMNLPAVTIVAGVRTGDTPQKERAAMRRQPPHILVTTPESLYVLLGSDSGRGMLADVHTVIVDEIHAVAGSKRGSHLALSLERLQALCSQPLRRIGLSATQKPIAQVAQFLVGAQRACSIVDIGHARPRDLAIEVPAVPLAAVMPNDVWELLYDRLAALAQAHRTTLVFVNTRRLAERVARHMSERLGREHVAAHHGSLAKEHRLDAEQRLKRGDLQVLVATASLELGIDIGDVDLVCQIASPGSISAFLQRVGRSGHHVGGVPKGRLFPISRDDLIECVALLDCVRRGELDTLQIPQAPLDVLAQQIIAEVSCQEWPEQALLQMFRQATPYAGLDDARFEGLLRMLAEGYSGRQGVRAAYVHRDAVTRTLRGRRGSKLTAVTSGGAIADNADYAVLLEPQALSIGSVNEDFAVESLAGDIFQLGNRSYRILRIEGGKVRVEDAHGQAPNIPFWLGEMPGRSAELSASVARLQASIDQRLALSEGHVESLLPWLQDELGLGRDSAEQLLDYLARARQALGALPSQDTLIMERFFDASGATQLVIHTPFGSRINRAWGLALRKRFCRTFNFELQAAASEDAIVLSLSTSHSFELEEVWHYLRSNSAEAILIQALLDAPLFGVRWRWNAATALALPRYSGGRKVAPQLQRMKGEDLIATVFPDQIACLENIVGEREIPDHPLVQQTLDDCLHEAMDSAGWLTLLRRIESGQITLIQRDLPSPSPLAAAILNARPYAFLDDAPLEERRTQAVLNRRWDEPRSPDDMGELDTDAIAAVAAEAWPAPINGDEMHEALMSLGALAEHEAQPGELALLKTLARTGRAARLTLGDGNHLWLALERMACLQTLYPNAQLSPALQVPAHLAQTWTQENATLELIRARLSGFGPQRLGDIAAPLNLHPAVVELALLELESQGYVMRGQFLTHIEETQWCERHLLARIHRYTVKRLRREIEPVSLQVFMRFLLDWQCLAPGTRLQGEAALVKILEQFEGYSAPAGAWESDLLPARLRGYDPSWLDRACRSGKTVWARLASSGKGTTLRGTPIVLLPRARLPLWRSLAPKVQPQELSMRAQKVEETLAAQGAMFFDDLVHDVRLLRTEVENALQELVAAGRVNADSFAGLRALITPAGKRQARSSRRGRGAFIGGMDDAGRWALLQANGSAPDEAVEQIALVLLRRYGVVFWRLLQREADWLPSWRDLLRALQRLEARGQIRGGRFIDGLSGEQFALPEAIPALREVRKTPLDGSLVSISASDPLNLAGTLLPLPGADPQLIHKTVPALPSNRVLYRDGLPVAALIAGKPVYWSEETTELRQQLIHPPL